One Microbacterium sp. No. 7 genomic window carries:
- a CDS encoding SDR family oxidoreductase has translation MNVQSMRAGLGVPATSPVPPAAFAVSGAASGIGRAIALRLAAAGASLALLDRDADRLHSVAAETARAGAAATLVLAADVADDDAVAAAFARAEARGPLDGLVSAAGVLEPGRLDDTTPGAWQRHLDVNATGPFHLLRHGAPRVRDGGSVVVVSSNAARVPRTGMLAYAASKAAASALTRCAGLELAERGIRCNVVEPGSTDTPMQRTLWPDAEAGARAAIGGDPAAFRVGIPLGRIADPGDVAELVCFLLSDAARHITLQQIFVDGGASL, from the coding sequence ATGAATGTGCAATCGATGCGGGCCGGCCTCGGCGTCCCGGCGACGTCCCCGGTGCCGCCGGCCGCGTTCGCCGTGAGCGGCGCCGCGTCGGGCATCGGGCGCGCGATCGCCCTGCGGCTGGCCGCGGCCGGCGCGTCGCTCGCCCTGCTCGACCGCGATGCTGATCGGCTGCACTCGGTCGCCGCCGAGACCGCGCGAGCCGGTGCGGCGGCGACGCTCGTCCTCGCGGCCGACGTCGCCGACGACGACGCGGTGGCCGCGGCGTTCGCGCGGGCGGAGGCCCGGGGCCCCCTCGACGGCCTCGTCTCGGCGGCCGGCGTGCTCGAGCCCGGCAGGCTCGACGACACGACCCCCGGCGCCTGGCAGCGCCACCTCGACGTCAACGCCACCGGTCCCTTCCACCTGCTGCGGCACGGCGCCCCGCGCGTGCGCGACGGCGGCTCCGTCGTCGTCGTGAGCTCGAACGCCGCGCGCGTGCCGCGCACGGGCATGCTCGCCTACGCCGCCTCGAAGGCCGCCGCGTCGGCTCTCACGCGATGCGCGGGCCTGGAGCTCGCCGAACGCGGCATCCGCTGCAACGTCGTAGAGCCCGGCTCGACCGACACGCCCATGCAGCGCACGCTCTGGCCCGATGCCGAGGCGGGAGCGCGCGCGGCGATCGGCGGCGACCCCGCGGCGTTCCGCGTCGGCATCCCGCTCGGGCGCATCGCCGACCCGGGCGACGTGGCGGAGCTCGTGTGCTTTCTGCTGTCGGATGCCGCCCGGCACATCACGCTGCAGCAGATCTTCGTAGATGGAGGTGCGTCGCTATGA
- a CDS encoding isochorismate synthase, producing MTGQKRVLFAGDTTVDGAVVRTLRGAGSSWADEVIGGLAPGERAVAALSFEPDGPGVAHVVSGGTDDRGREAPSGDDPERSHRIEARPTPEEYAANVRFALERIRAGAVQKVVLGRGLDVFSTPPLEPAAVLGGLLRRRPGRYVFGVPLDDGPESPQLIGASPELLVRRTGRDLVSFPLAGSVPRSDDPVRDLERAALLAESAKDLAEHAFVVDEIVAMLRPHCVRIEADAAPRVISTDTLHHLGTQIRAELADPSSRALSALHVAQLLQPTPAVGGVPRRAALDVIARLESDRGPLTGAVGWVDADGDGEFAVTIRAGVLEGDRLRLYAGAGIVAGSDPDAEVRETGAKLATMLGAVGL from the coding sequence ATGACGGGGCAGAAGAGAGTGCTGTTCGCGGGGGACACGACGGTCGACGGCGCCGTCGTGCGCACGCTGCGCGGGGCGGGATCGTCGTGGGCGGACGAGGTGATCGGCGGGCTGGCGCCGGGGGAGCGCGCCGTCGCCGCCCTCTCGTTCGAGCCCGACGGCCCCGGTGTCGCGCACGTCGTCTCGGGCGGCACGGACGATCGCGGGCGCGAGGCGCCCTCCGGCGACGACCCGGAGCGGTCGCATCGCATCGAGGCGCGCCCCACGCCCGAGGAGTACGCCGCGAACGTGCGGTTCGCGCTCGAGCGCATCCGCGCCGGTGCGGTGCAGAAGGTCGTGCTGGGCCGCGGGCTCGACGTCTTCAGCACGCCCCCGCTCGAGCCGGCCGCCGTGCTGGGCGGACTGCTGCGTCGTCGTCCCGGGCGCTACGTGTTCGGCGTGCCGCTGGACGACGGGCCGGAGTCGCCGCAGCTCATCGGCGCGAGCCCCGAGCTGCTCGTGCGGCGCACCGGCCGCGACCTCGTGAGCTTCCCGCTCGCGGGCTCGGTGCCGCGCTCGGACGACCCGGTGCGCGACCTGGAGCGCGCGGCGCTGCTCGCCGAGTCGGCGAAGGACCTCGCCGAGCACGCGTTCGTCGTCGACGAGATCGTCGCCATGCTCCGCCCGCACTGCGTGCGCATCGAGGCCGACGCCGCGCCGCGCGTGATCTCGACCGACACGCTGCACCACCTCGGCACGCAGATCCGCGCCGAGCTCGCCGATCCCTCGAGCCGCGCGCTGAGCGCGCTGCACGTCGCGCAGCTGCTGCAGCCGACACCCGCGGTCGGCGGCGTGCCGCGTCGCGCGGCCCTCGACGTGATCGCGCGCCTGGAGAGCGACCGGGGCCCGCTGACCGGCGCGGTCGGCTGGGTCGACGCCGACGGCGACGGCGAGTTCGCCGTGACCATCCGGGCCGGCGTGCTCGAGGGCGACCGGCTGCGGCTGTACGCCGGGGCGGGCATCGTCGCCGGCTCCGACCCCGACGCCGAGGTGCGCGAGACGGGCGCCAAGCTCGCCACGATGCTGGGCGCGGTCGGACTGTGA
- a CDS encoding (2,3-dihydroxybenzoyl)adenylate synthase, giving the protein MRSAIADVRGWPQEFRERYRARGHWTDETFASFVEDRTARFAPRVAVVGVDAYGTEQSWTYAELGSRARAAACRFAGLGVAPGDRVVVALPNVVEYLEALLGLFRLGAVPVFALPSHREVELTQFCALADAAALVVSAGADRVDHAALYADVSDRLRAEGVRPPQLVDVNLWRQNPWTAAPSTVPLPTAHAEQIAFLQLSGGTTGVSKLIPRTHADYLYSVRASAEICGLDESTRMLVALPAAHNFPMSSPGILGVLHTGGTVVLASDPSPRTAFRLIERHRVTTAALVPPLAQAWIAAARRRAPRLESLTTLQVGGARLADTVAAEIGEVLGARLQQVFGMAEGLVNYTRADDPDELVVSTQGRPISPDDEIRVVDENDVDVAPGEEGSLLTRGPYTIRGYYRSPRADADSFTDDGFYRTGDRVRRLPSGHLVVTGRDSDQVNRGGEKVSVDELENVVLTHPDVRDAVVVGVPDAYLGERVVLVAQTERAADRPDLAGFLRDAGLAAYKIPDSVVFLDELPVTHVGKNSRRELRRLLSQNLRKDVPA; this is encoded by the coding sequence GTGAGGAGCGCGATCGCCGACGTGCGCGGCTGGCCCCAGGAGTTCCGGGAGCGCTACCGCGCGCGCGGCCACTGGACCGACGAGACGTTCGCCTCGTTCGTCGAAGACCGCACGGCGCGGTTCGCCCCCCGCGTCGCCGTGGTCGGCGTCGACGCCTACGGCACCGAGCAGAGCTGGACCTACGCCGAGCTGGGCTCCCGCGCCCGGGCGGCGGCGTGCCGCTTCGCGGGGCTCGGCGTCGCGCCGGGCGACCGCGTCGTGGTCGCGCTGCCCAACGTCGTCGAGTACCTTGAGGCGCTGCTCGGGCTGTTCCGCCTCGGCGCCGTGCCCGTGTTCGCGCTGCCGTCGCACCGCGAGGTCGAGCTCACGCAGTTCTGCGCCCTCGCCGACGCGGCCGCCCTCGTCGTCTCGGCGGGCGCCGACCGCGTCGACCATGCGGCGCTGTACGCCGACGTGTCGGATCGGCTGCGCGCGGAGGGCGTGCGCCCCCCGCAGCTCGTCGACGTGAACCTGTGGCGGCAGAACCCGTGGACGGCCGCGCCGTCGACCGTGCCGCTGCCGACCGCGCACGCCGAGCAGATCGCGTTCCTGCAGCTGTCGGGCGGCACGACGGGCGTGTCGAAGCTGATCCCGCGCACGCACGCCGACTACCTCTACTCCGTGCGCGCGAGCGCCGAGATCTGCGGGCTCGACGAGAGCACGCGCATGCTCGTCGCGCTGCCTGCGGCGCACAACTTCCCCATGAGCTCGCCGGGCATCCTCGGCGTGCTGCACACCGGAGGCACGGTCGTGCTGGCATCCGATCCGAGCCCGCGCACCGCGTTCCGCCTCATCGAGCGGCACCGCGTGACGACGGCGGCGCTCGTGCCGCCGCTCGCGCAGGCGTGGATCGCGGCGGCACGGCGCCGGGCGCCCCGGCTGGAGAGCCTGACGACGCTGCAGGTCGGCGGCGCACGACTCGCCGACACCGTCGCCGCCGAGATCGGCGAGGTGCTCGGCGCGCGCCTGCAGCAGGTGTTCGGCATGGCCGAGGGGCTCGTGAACTACACGCGCGCCGACGATCCCGACGAGCTCGTCGTCTCGACGCAGGGACGGCCGATCAGCCCCGACGACGAGATCCGCGTCGTCGACGAGAACGACGTCGACGTCGCCCCGGGCGAGGAGGGCAGCCTGCTCACCCGCGGTCCGTACACGATCCGCGGCTACTACCGCTCGCCCCGCGCCGACGCCGACTCGTTCACCGACGACGGCTTCTACCGCACGGGCGACCGCGTGCGCCGGCTGCCGTCGGGCCACCTCGTCGTGACGGGCCGCGACAGCGACCAGGTGAACCGCGGCGGCGAGAAGGTCTCCGTCGACGAGCTGGAGAACGTCGTGCTCACGCATCCGGACGTGCGCGACGCGGTCGTCGTCGGCGTGCCCGACGCCTACCTGGGCGAGCGCGTCGTGCTCGTCGCGCAGACCGAGCGAGCCGCCGACCGCCCCGATCTCGCGGGCTTCCTGCGCGACGCGGGGCTCGCCGCCTACAAGATCCCCGACAGCGTGGTGTTCCTCGACGAGCTGCCCGTCACGCACGTCGGAAAGAACAGCCGCCGAGAGCTGCGCCGCCTGCTCTCCCAGAACCTTCGGAAGGACGTGCCGGCATGA
- a CDS encoding isochorismatase family protein, with protein MSLPTAVDYAAPVTELPASRAAWSLDAARAAVLVHDLQRYFVRPYAETCAALRTAIAATAEILAAARERGVPVFYTAQHGDQDQAERGLQRDLWGPGMRAIPEHTDIVAEVAPAPGDTVLQKHRYSAFARSDLAERLAAASRDQLVIAGVYAHIGIAATAMEAFQREIQPFVVADGVADLGEEQHRLALAQIAGCCGVVLRAGDVVATLRDRGAGEGDADPGAGEGVDALLHESLRTLVDPEQVSQAFAQPDADLFALGLDSLRAFELLDALADDGIDIEFGDFVRTPTVSWLRAQAAVAVRC; from the coding sequence ATGAGCCTCCCCACCGCCGTCGACTACGCCGCCCCCGTGACCGAGCTGCCCGCGAGCCGGGCGGCGTGGAGCCTGGACGCCGCGCGCGCGGCCGTGCTCGTGCACGACCTGCAGCGCTACTTCGTGCGCCCCTACGCCGAGACGTGCGCGGCGCTGCGCACGGCGATCGCCGCGACGGCCGAGATCCTCGCCGCCGCGCGCGAGCGGGGCGTGCCCGTGTTCTACACGGCGCAGCACGGCGACCAGGACCAGGCGGAGCGCGGCCTGCAGCGCGACCTGTGGGGCCCCGGCATGCGCGCGATCCCCGAGCACACCGACATCGTCGCCGAGGTCGCGCCCGCACCCGGCGACACCGTGCTGCAGAAGCACCGCTACAGCGCCTTCGCGCGCAGCGACCTCGCCGAGCGGCTCGCCGCCGCCTCCCGCGACCAGCTCGTGATCGCGGGCGTCTACGCGCACATCGGCATCGCGGCGACGGCGATGGAGGCGTTCCAGCGCGAGATCCAGCCCTTCGTCGTCGCCGACGGCGTCGCCGACCTGGGCGAGGAGCAGCACCGGCTCGCGCTCGCCCAGATCGCGGGATGCTGCGGCGTCGTGCTGCGCGCCGGCGACGTCGTCGCGACGCTGCGCGATCGCGGTGCCGGCGAGGGCGACGCCGATCCGGGTGCCGGCGAGGGCGTCGACGCCCTCCTGCACGAGAGCCTGCGCACGCTCGTCGACCCCGAGCAGGTCTCCCAGGCGTTCGCCCAGCCGGATGCCGACCTCTTCGCGCTCGGTCTCGACTCGCTGCGCGCGTTCGAGCTGCTCGACGCCCTCGCCGACGACGGCATCGACATCGAGTTCGGCGACTTCGTGCGCACGCCCACCGTGAGCTGGCTGCGCGCGCAGGCCGCCGTGGCTGTGCGCTGCTGA
- a CDS encoding non-ribosomal peptide synthetase, whose protein sequence is MPHDADHDWLPLTAAQQGLFFAHQLDPRSTAYTTAEVVDLHGDVDADRLAAAVAAAYREFPQLRTEFRLTAQGPEQRVRPPAPVPFDVVGAGSDEDADRAIRAALERPFDLPAGETTRTGLVRLPGRRAQWWHAAHHVVCDGYGAQQLLRRIAELYAGAEERPPVPLAALVAEDHRAPASEAFWDERLAAMTGSASLAGRVQTPAPRAIRRALALDDELQAAIAGGARRLGTTWADLLVAAAGSYVARFTGGASARIGLPLMNRALPGVGALVAAQTVCTAMNVLPATIPASGTVADALDATRAEQRALRAHPFERQERLARRLARRSGTDLFGLQVNLIPFGLELTFGDTSGTVRNVTAGPVEDLTLTVRGTPGRGRDVRLELDAHPALYDDDDLDLHLERLRHWIGVWAAADAETPVDDLELLPDDERRRLVPAGGFNDTAVAREPRTLGQRFAAQAARTPSAVALRHAGESRAYCDLDAAARRIATLLVRGGVRPGDAVGVRLERGFGLYEAIHALALIGAVYLPIDVELPAARIADMLEDARSVLVIDDETLADARREQPWQGDVFDDVDAPAYLLFTSGSTGRPKGVLVSHRAIDNRLAWMQHHLALAPDERVLHKTPISFDVSVWELFWPLQQGAAVVIAPPGAHRDPREIARLLVDERVGVVHFVPSMLRAFLDDRVSRGVLATADAARPRAVVTSGEALTAELVAGSREVFGVFPVNLYGPTEAAVDITAWDCGPDDAAPGTAVPIGRPVWNSSCLVLDARLRPVPIGATGELWLGGVQLAIGYVGRADLTAQRFVETPWGRLYRTGDLAAWRPDGALRYGGRIDDQVKIRGQRVELGEIEAVLLGAADAAGVRGVAVGAEGGRLVAWFAADGETDGDGARGLVAGLRAAAEARLPAGFVPAEWIRVPQIPLSPSGKTDRRRLREQWPAGTSVPADGTGPRDLLEQRLCAAFADVLGMPSAPADADFFALGGDSLSVLRLIGRIEDECALEPRLSDVFAHPTPAALAAALAGRGTDDGAATSDFDELLTLRRGEPGGAPLFLLPPAGGLGWCYTSLLPSLPRDLPVHVVQAPGLGEGAPQPAASLGALARRQLAAIRAVVPDGPFHVAGWSLGGMAAHAVAALARSEGQPVGAVVLLDAYPAEQWQHLSEPTEADALLGVLRLAGLDETDPRRAARLDRAEVARRLRGSGSALAALPERLLNGCIASVIEAARIVRTAPPGVLPGDLTLIEAAAPRSETHLDPEGWHGHVAGEVRIVRLPVTHAELVRRPAAAEVAAVIASEVQRQGHRERTLV, encoded by the coding sequence ATGCCGCACGACGCCGACCACGACTGGCTTCCGCTCACCGCCGCGCAGCAGGGACTGTTCTTCGCGCACCAGCTCGACCCGCGGAGCACCGCCTACACGACGGCCGAGGTCGTCGACCTGCACGGCGACGTCGACGCCGACCGGCTCGCCGCGGCGGTCGCCGCCGCGTATCGGGAGTTCCCGCAGCTGCGCACCGAGTTCCGGCTCACGGCGCAGGGACCCGAGCAGCGCGTGCGTCCGCCCGCGCCCGTGCCGTTCGACGTCGTCGGCGCGGGCAGCGACGAGGATGCCGATCGCGCGATCCGCGCCGCCCTGGAACGGCCGTTCGACCTGCCGGCGGGCGAGACCACGAGGACCGGGCTCGTCCGGCTGCCCGGCCGTCGTGCGCAGTGGTGGCACGCCGCGCACCACGTCGTATGCGACGGCTACGGCGCCCAGCAGCTGCTGCGCCGCATCGCCGAGCTGTACGCGGGCGCCGAGGAGCGGCCGCCCGTGCCGCTCGCGGCGCTCGTCGCGGAGGACCACCGGGCGCCGGCGTCGGAGGCGTTCTGGGACGAGCGGCTCGCGGCGATGACCGGATCGGCCTCGCTCGCGGGCCGCGTGCAGACGCCGGCGCCCCGCGCGATCCGCCGCGCGCTCGCGCTCGACGACGAGCTGCAGGCGGCGATCGCCGGCGGCGCACGCCGGCTCGGCACGACCTGGGCCGACCTGCTCGTCGCCGCGGCCGGGAGCTACGTCGCCCGGTTCACCGGAGGCGCATCGGCGCGCATCGGCCTGCCGCTCATGAACCGCGCCCTCCCCGGCGTCGGCGCGCTCGTCGCCGCGCAGACCGTGTGCACCGCGATGAACGTGCTGCCCGCGACGATCCCGGCATCCGGCACCGTCGCCGACGCCCTCGACGCGACCCGCGCCGAGCAGCGCGCGCTGCGCGCGCACCCGTTCGAGCGGCAGGAACGGCTCGCCCGGCGCCTCGCGCGACGATCGGGGACCGACCTGTTCGGCCTGCAGGTCAACCTCATCCCGTTCGGCCTCGAGCTGACGTTCGGCGACACGTCCGGGACGGTGCGCAACGTCACCGCGGGTCCCGTCGAGGATCTCACGCTCACGGTGCGCGGCACCCCCGGCCGCGGGCGCGACGTGCGCCTCGAGCTCGACGCGCACCCGGCGCTGTACGACGACGATGACCTCGACCTGCACCTCGAGCGGCTGCGGCACTGGATCGGCGTGTGGGCCGCCGCCGACGCCGAGACGCCGGTCGACGATCTCGAGCTGCTGCCGGACGACGAGCGGCGACGCCTCGTCCCGGCCGGCGGGTTCAACGACACGGCCGTCGCACGCGAGCCGCGCACCCTCGGACAGCGGTTCGCCGCCCAGGCCGCGCGCACGCCGTCGGCCGTCGCCCTGCGCCACGCCGGCGAGAGCCGCGCCTACTGCGACCTCGACGCGGCCGCGCGCCGCATCGCGACGCTGCTCGTGCGCGGTGGCGTGCGGCCGGGCGACGCGGTGGGCGTGCGGCTCGAGCGGGGATTCGGGCTCTACGAGGCGATCCACGCGCTCGCGCTGATCGGCGCGGTCTACCTGCCGATCGACGTCGAGCTGCCCGCCGCGCGCATCGCCGACATGCTCGAGGACGCGCGGTCGGTCCTGGTGATCGACGATGAGACGCTCGCCGACGCGCGGCGGGAGCAGCCGTGGCAGGGCGACGTCTTCGACGACGTCGACGCGCCCGCGTACCTGCTCTTCACCTCGGGCTCGACGGGACGGCCGAAGGGCGTGCTCGTGTCGCACCGCGCGATCGACAACCGCCTCGCGTGGATGCAGCACCATCTCGCGCTCGCGCCCGATGAGCGCGTGCTGCACAAGACGCCGATCTCGTTCGACGTGTCCGTGTGGGAGCTGTTCTGGCCGCTGCAGCAGGGCGCCGCGGTCGTGATCGCGCCGCCCGGCGCGCACCGCGATCCCCGCGAGATCGCCCGCCTCCTCGTCGACGAGCGCGTCGGCGTCGTGCACTTCGTGCCGTCGATGCTGCGCGCCTTCCTCGACGATCGCGTCAGCCGCGGCGTCCTCGCGACGGCGGACGCCGCCCGTCCGCGGGCCGTCGTCACGAGCGGCGAGGCGCTCACCGCCGAGCTCGTCGCGGGCTCCCGGGAGGTGTTCGGCGTCTTCCCCGTCAACCTCTACGGCCCCACCGAGGCGGCCGTCGACATCACCGCGTGGGACTGCGGGCCCGACGATGCCGCGCCCGGCACGGCCGTGCCGATCGGACGGCCGGTGTGGAACTCCTCGTGCCTCGTGCTCGACGCCCGCCTGAGGCCCGTGCCGATCGGCGCCACCGGGGAGCTCTGGCTCGGCGGCGTGCAGCTCGCGATCGGCTACGTCGGCCGGGCGGACCTGACGGCGCAGCGCTTCGTGGAGACCCCGTGGGGCCGCCTCTACCGCACGGGCGACCTCGCCGCCTGGCGCCCCGACGGCGCCCTCCGCTACGGCGGGCGCATCGACGACCAGGTGAAGATCCGCGGCCAGCGCGTCGAGCTGGGCGAGATCGAGGCCGTGCTGCTGGGCGCGGCCGATGCCGCCGGCGTGCGAGGGGTCGCGGTCGGCGCCGAGGGCGGGCGCCTGGTCGCCTGGTTCGCGGCGGACGGCGAGACGGACGGCGACGGGGCCCGCGGCCTCGTCGCGGGGCTGCGCGCCGCCGCCGAGGCCCGCCTGCCGGCCGGGTTCGTGCCGGCGGAGTGGATCCGCGTGCCGCAGATCCCGCTGTCGCCGAGCGGGAAGACCGACCGGCGTCGCCTGCGCGAGCAGTGGCCGGCCGGCACGTCCGTGCCCGCGGACGGCACGGGTCCGCGGGATCTGCTCGAGCAGCGCCTCTGCGCCGCGTTCGCGGACGTGCTCGGGATGCCGTCGGCGCCCGCCGACGCCGACTTCTTCGCGCTCGGCGGCGACTCGCTGTCGGTGCTGCGGCTCATCGGCCGCATCGAGGACGAGTGCGCGCTCGAGCCGCGGCTCTCGGACGTCTTCGCGCACCCCACGCCCGCCGCCCTCGCCGCGGCCCTCGCGGGGCGCGGGACGGACGACGGCGCCGCGACCTCCGACTTCGACGAGCTGCTGACGCTGCGCCGCGGCGAGCCCGGCGGCGCCCCGCTCTTCCTGCTGCCGCCCGCGGGCGGCCTCGGCTGGTGCTACACGAGCCTGCTGCCGTCGCTGCCCCGCGACCTCCCCGTGCACGTGGTCCAGGCGCCGGGGCTGGGCGAGGGCGCGCCGCAGCCGGCGGCCTCGCTCGGCGCGCTCGCGCGCCGCCAGCTCGCGGCGATCCGGGCGGTCGTCCCGGACGGCCCCTTCCACGTCGCGGGCTGGTCGCTGGGCGGCATGGCGGCGCACGCGGTGGCCGCCCTGGCGCGGAGCGAGGGCCAGCCGGTCGGAGCGGTCGTGCTGCTCGACGCCTATCCCGCCGAGCAGTGGCAGCACCTGTCGGAGCCGACCGAGGCAGACGCGCTGCTCGGCGTGCTGCGGCTCGCGGGCCTCGACGAGACCGATCCCCGCCGCGCCGCCCGGCTCGACCGCGCCGAGGTCGCCCGGCGCCTGCGCGGCTCGGGGAGCGCGCTGGCCGCCCTGCCCGAACGGCTGCTGAACGGGTGCATCGCGAGCGTGATCGAGGCCGCGCGCATCGTGCGCACGGCGCCGCCGGGCGTCCTGCCCGGCGACCTGACCCTCATCGAGGCCGCCGCCCCGCGCAGCGAGACCCATCTCGATCCCGAGGGATGGCACGGCCACGTCGCGGGCGAGGTGCGGATCGTGCGCTTGCCCGTCACGCACGCCGAGCTCGTGCGCCGGCCGGCCGCCGCCGAGGTCGCCGCGGTGATAGCGTCGGAGGTCCAGCGCCAGGGGCACCGCGAAAGGACTCTCGTGTGA